One Pseudodesulfovibrio cashew DNA window includes the following coding sequences:
- a CDS encoding glycosyltransferase, with protein sequence MDISVLVCTWNNCRLLRRTLDSILANDTTAGFEIVVVNNNSTDETASILQSYEGHKNVVTVLEPRQGVSYAKNAGLQHCNGRLIVLTDDDVVVPPHWLEEYWKAFSQDESAQRFWGGPIESEFETHDFDRELLNYAPGSVKGLDLGTQQKSIDRKNLFLGANWALSKEACLAMGGFNNNLGQNPSLTYPRIGEESELIERLMRAGYEGIYLPTIKILHFVPETKLTLKHICDRRRALGHYKAIHSGAAYPGRKVFGIPTWLYKKYVFHVAAKYLARPFSRKEYIRHAARLSHIVGEMHGLASKGQS encoded by the coding sequence ATGGATATCTCTGTCTTGGTTTGCACCTGGAACAACTGCCGACTCCTACGCCGGACTCTTGATTCGATTCTGGCCAACGACACAACGGCGGGTTTCGAAATTGTCGTGGTGAATAACAACTCGACTGACGAGACGGCCTCAATTCTCCAGTCCTACGAAGGGCACAAGAACGTGGTTACCGTGCTTGAACCGCGCCAGGGCGTGAGCTATGCCAAAAACGCAGGACTACAGCATTGTAATGGTCGCCTGATAGTGCTGACCGACGATGACGTCGTCGTCCCCCCACACTGGCTGGAAGAGTATTGGAAAGCCTTCAGCCAGGACGAATCCGCACAACGCTTCTGGGGAGGGCCGATAGAAAGCGAGTTTGAAACCCATGATTTCGACCGGGAATTGCTCAACTATGCGCCGGGATCGGTCAAAGGGCTTGATCTCGGAACGCAACAGAAGAGTATCGACCGGAAGAACCTGTTTCTCGGAGCCAACTGGGCGCTTTCGAAAGAAGCCTGCTTAGCCATGGGGGGATTCAACAACAACCTTGGGCAGAACCCTTCCCTCACCTATCCACGTATCGGCGAGGAAAGCGAACTGATAGAGCGGTTGATGCGGGCTGGCTACGAAGGGATCTATCTGCCGACCATCAAAATTTTACATTTCGTCCCGGAGACCAAGCTGACTCTGAAACACATCTGCGACAGACGAAGAGCTCTTGGGCATTACAAAGCGATCCACAGCGGTGCCGCATATCCCGGCCGGAAGGTCTTCGGCATCCCCACTTGGCTCTACAAGAAATATGTATTTCATGTTGCTGCAAAATATCTGGCACGGCCCTTCTCAAGAAAAGAGTACATCCGTCATGCCGCCAGACTGTCACACATAGTTGGCGAGATGCACGGCCTGGCCTCAAAAGGTCAAAGCTAG
- a CDS encoding AIM24 family protein: MSLKGKFEITASKTAQDGTVFEILELQELKGYWNTFAAERLYFANKAGMKAKVVRIRLNNSKIRLEPGALYFMQGNLEMKTSSGGGMMKGLLRKTLTGETFFVNEISGTGDVYLEPTFGHYFLHEIGGLEGGVIVDKGYFFAGSGDLDISIAKQKKISAGFFGGKGFFQTKISGIGIAVVLSPVPLDEVEIMDLSGGKLSVDGTFAFMRSESVEFAVQKSSKSWFSTSVSGEGLLHTYSGSGRVWVAPTQSIYEMLTYVPAGMGGAGGRGGGGGGGDDDDGDYDYDDGDDD, translated from the coding sequence ATGTCGTTGAAAGGGAAATTCGAAATCACGGCGTCGAAGACGGCCCAGGACGGGACTGTCTTCGAGATCCTGGAGCTGCAGGAGCTCAAGGGATATTGGAACACCTTTGCGGCGGAGCGGCTCTACTTCGCCAACAAGGCGGGGATGAAGGCCAAGGTGGTCAGAATCCGCCTGAACAATTCCAAGATTCGTCTCGAGCCGGGCGCGCTCTACTTCATGCAGGGCAACCTGGAGATGAAGACCAGCAGCGGCGGCGGGATGATGAAGGGCCTGCTGCGCAAGACGCTCACTGGCGAGACCTTTTTCGTCAACGAGATCAGCGGCACGGGCGACGTCTACCTGGAGCCGACCTTCGGCCACTACTTCCTGCACGAGATCGGCGGCCTTGAGGGCGGGGTCATCGTGGACAAGGGGTATTTCTTTGCGGGCAGCGGCGATCTCGACATCTCCATCGCCAAGCAGAAGAAGATCTCCGCCGGTTTCTTCGGGGGCAAGGGGTTCTTCCAGACCAAGATTTCCGGCATCGGCATTGCCGTGGTGCTTTCGCCCGTGCCGCTTGACGAGGTGGAGATCATGGACCTGAGCGGTGGAAAGCTCAGCGTGGACGGCACGTTCGCCTTCATGCGCTCCGAGAGTGTCGAGTTCGCGGTCCAGAAGTCGAGCAAGTCCTGGTTCTCCACGTCGGTTTCCGGCGAAGGGCTGCTGCACACCTACTCCGGTTCCGGCCGGGTGTGGGTTGCGCCGACCCAGTCCATCTATGAAATGCTGACCTACGTTCCCGCGGGTATGGGCGGCGCCGGAGGCCGCGGCGGTGGCGGCGGAGGCGGCGATGACGACGACGGCGACTACGATTACGACGACGGCGACGACGATTAG
- a CDS encoding glycosyltransferase family 2 protein, with protein MKIDVLMATYNGEQTLAAVLDGYRKVMPPEQGWQLVIVDNASTDGTRSLIKSYENDLPITYLYEAKPGKNSALNTGIKSLQGDLVILTDDDAIPCPDLLVQYREVAESEVDVSIFSGKVMPDWRKEPPLWMVDSIPLTTAYSLNAGKHSEGSIPPTSVLGPNMAVRREIFERGFRFDESIGPCGSSYAMGSETEFCTRLHGHGYNCHFSERPCVSHIIRDYQVNGKWLLKRSFQNGRGAANRDLRNAPGEFRLLAGIPKHYIKHAAIRTGTVILSLFSFDKTKIFTSLWECSSALGRIYEALKLRGT; from the coding sequence GTGAAAATAGACGTGCTCATGGCAACATACAATGGCGAGCAGACTCTGGCCGCAGTCCTAGATGGCTACAGAAAAGTTATGCCCCCCGAGCAAGGTTGGCAACTCGTAATCGTGGACAACGCCAGCACCGATGGAACGAGAAGCCTCATCAAGTCCTATGAAAACGACCTGCCGATCACTTATCTTTACGAAGCCAAACCGGGAAAGAACTCCGCTCTCAACACAGGAATAAAATCGCTGCAGGGCGATCTCGTCATCCTTACCGACGACGATGCCATACCCTGCCCCGACCTCCTGGTTCAATACCGGGAGGTGGCGGAATCCGAGGTAGACGTGTCCATCTTCTCCGGTAAGGTCATGCCGGACTGGAGAAAAGAACCACCTCTGTGGATGGTAGACTCAATTCCATTGACGACCGCCTACAGTCTCAACGCAGGCAAACACTCCGAAGGAAGCATCCCTCCCACGAGTGTGCTTGGTCCGAACATGGCGGTAAGAAGGGAAATCTTCGAGAGAGGATTCCGGTTTGACGAGTCGATAGGCCCATGCGGATCAAGTTACGCCATGGGGAGTGAAACCGAGTTCTGCACAAGACTGCACGGGCATGGTTACAACTGCCATTTCAGCGAGCGTCCCTGCGTCAGTCACATCATCCGGGACTACCAGGTCAACGGCAAGTGGCTGCTGAAAAGGTCATTTCAAAACGGACGGGGCGCAGCCAACCGGGATCTTCGCAATGCCCCTGGCGAATTCCGACTCTTGGCCGGAATACCCAAGCATTACATAAAGCATGCCGCGATCAGGACGGGGACGGTTATCCTCTCCCTCTTCTCCTTTGACAAGACGAAGATCTTTACCTCCCTTTGGGAGTGCAGCAGTGCACTAGGCCGAATCTATGAAGCGCTGAAGCTTAGGGGGACTTGA